Proteins from one Mixophyes fleayi isolate aMixFle1 chromosome 9, aMixFle1.hap1, whole genome shotgun sequence genomic window:
- the LOC142100726 gene encoding uncharacterized protein LOC142100726 isoform X3, translating into MVLKDIKNDPDVSTGLHSSLVLSKRRMSDSACKSPLPHKSKIRKGIDDCFSSSKSEHNIMNTCSDLRNSLAVGSVALQNKEGNKSGYYKAESSKHEELKNSDGMVQPVTAKGSAPPLPRDIGLSAPEHHSASKLLGISTMSLSYFADPTVRNENEEPEFVELTSSNGNKYFSTPMVSKIVKKKLTPVMELDIESCTSEDWRSHDKISSTDIVHKNSYAADVPTHESPTQTPLYRSFFAAECQEIVNQIEGIETVVKSPVKRKADALDVSSIDAEPPPYECTPMKSMLACEVANMMRSLDSSPIGEGVSLFGESLLDLEKVDMQLHDFNLSECSKGQSLSDSANDGILYLSDGLSRGCSKRQKTEQLSTNESKTHSVSRTEMMEPSAKMVDNVTSVILHQFDNKGACDIESKSDCANNISGSINTTQNMKSRSEGIIPLGTTQVMKVEHNHSDNIIEQVVLMQDEAIAMNICQATDPSPKDLVNTTQNIVSVHEMSTASPTWLIETDVHKQCASTTQDILIIHDELHPSNTNQVIPINLTQNTSIHKEVTTVNMTHVIELIPQTPNITRDISFMHEECSIANTTQVIELVPQSSANTTHDISSMHDEVITDTTQEVEVVQNTSVNTKMEFSAVDEVTEATVPQTIDAVPNNNATQDGAPLIDEVIVANAQLFITAPQTSSNTMLDMTGKCDIVIGDLPSIDASEHLSKDMQLLTDVSESSQNLILSPEEVFVPLSMSPSENLVTEKKDASILNDHENVPPHSLFNPQETLFSNNKANLVPVPESVEDQLVVDITCRTTDHGKLVCTLAQSKSDATEGELSKATEEKCNRSSAEKVSLQNEVDTCKESNSPLLSESYSMIQEEECAHDVSVFSAGSLSFVTSTPVPGFNNFQFQKTCYDSVHHEPNVSLGSVLEESTNKVPVEQRITTQPLGMQGLNDNNKVKKISRGSMLPTCTERGIRPPSGLIPRQIAPTSGIPSARRSLALFNNTTGQNPGKEPTLSKMVPRGIPGTGIIRPPLVRQSLPRVGPGILKQSTEETGGSTMANKLKGSRFRIPKAASAKTRSTAAHSQLPNAPSLVKPPSRLCAPNSGRHSVGVQNATNNLQDPQCGAINSVRPLISAEVRTSLPKPGSSSIRPPLQLHPQKVSPKLKSNLTGLLVKKTLPALGPRRDIGSTKGESTSETSSTKQSISSAANFVNEAASFDSLVKSSSSSSHIQHTTAENQEKLHSSISSIEECASLPATTSEQAESEVCLHLETCKCCNTKYRQLLQELEDLKRRLGENMI; encoded by the exons ATGGTGCTGAAGGACATAAAAAATGACCCCGATGTGAGTACTGGACTACACTCCTCCCTGGTTTTAAGCAAAAGACGGATGAGCGACTCTGCATGCAAGTCTCCGCTTCCACACAAGTCAAAGATCAGAAAAGGAATAGATGATTGTTTTTCAAGTTCTAAGAGTGAGCATAACATAATGAATACATGCTCTGACCTCAGAAATAGCTTAGCGGTTGGTTCTGTGGCCCTTCAAAATAAAGAAGGCAATAAAAGTGGCTACTATAAAGCAGAAAGCTCAAAGCATGAAGAATTAAAGAATAGTGACGGAATGGTCCAGCCTGTTACGGCTAAAGGAAGTGCGCCACCATTGCCCCGTGATATCGGTTTGTCAGCTCCTGAACACCATTCAGCATCTAAATTGTTGGGAATCTCCACTATGTCGTTGTCCTACTTTGCAGACCCTACAGTTCGCAATGAAAATGAGGAGCCTGAGTTTGTCGAGCTCACTTCTAGCAATGGTAACAAATATTTCAGCACTCCAATGGTATCAAAAATAGTCAAGAAAAAACTTACTCCTGTCATGGAATTGGATATAGAGTCCTGTACATCAGAGGACTGGAGAAGTCATGACAAAATATCCAGTACGGATATAGTTCACAAAAATTCATATGCTGCGGATGTACCAACACATGAAAGTCCTACACAGACTCCACTATACAGAAGTTTTTTTGCTGCCGAGTGCCAAGAAATAGTTAACCAGATAGAGGGCATAGAAACCGTTGTGAAGAGTCCAGTCAAGCGGAAAGCAGATGCGTTAGATGTGTCTTCCATTGATGCAGAACCTCCTCCCTATGAATGCACACCAATGAAGTCAATGCTGGCCTGTGAAGTAGCGAATATGATGCGTTCTCTGGATAGCAGTCCTATAGGGGAGGGGGTATCCTTATTTGGGGAGAGCTTGCTGGATCTGGAAAAGGTAGACATGCAACTTCATGACTTTAATTTGTCTGAATGTAGCAAAGGACAATCTTTGAGTGACTCTGCTAATGATGGGATTTTGTATTTAAGTGATGGACTGAGTAGGGGTTGTAGTAAGAGGCAGAAGACCGAGCAGCTATCTACAAATGAAAGTAAAACACATTCTGTAAGTAGAACTGAGATGATGGAACCTTCAGCAAAAATGGTGGACAACGTTACATCAGTAATACTGCACCAGTTTGATAACAAAGGGGCATGTGACATAGAGTCGAAGAGTGACTGTGCCAATAACATTAGTGGCTCTATAAACACCACGCAAAACATGAAATCCCGTTCTGAAGGGATCATTCCACTTGGCACAACCCAAGTAATGAAGGTGGAGCACAACCACTCTGACAATATAATTGAACAGGTTGTATTAATGCAGGATGAGGCCATTGCAATGAATATTTGTCAAGCAACTGATCCCTCACCAAAAGACTTGGTCAATACCACACAAAACATTGTGTCTGTGCATGAGATGTCCACAGCCAGTCCTACATGGTTAATTGAAACAGATGTGCATAAACAGTGTGCCAGTACTACACAGGACATTCTGATAATTCATGATGAACTCCACCCTAGCAACACCAATCAAGTGATTCCTATTAACCTCACACAGAACACATCCATACACAAGGAGGTCACTACAGTAAATATGACTCATGTGATTGAACTGATTCCACAAACACCAAACATCACACGGGACATTTCATTCATGCATGAGGAGTGCAGTATAGCAAATACCACACAGGTGATTGAATTGGTGCCTCAATCCTCTGCCAACACCACACATGATATTTCTTCAATGCATGATGAAGTAATAACGGATACCACACAAGAGGTTGAGGTGGTGCAAAATACCTCTGTCAATACCAAAATGGAATTTTCAGCTGTGGATGAAGTGACCGAGGCAACTGTCCCTCAAACTATAGATGCTGTGCCAAACAACAATGCCACACAGGATGGTGCCCCTCTCATTGACGAGGTCATTGTAGCAAACGCTCAGTTATTTATAACTGCACCCCAAACTTCTTCAAATACGATGCTGGATATGACTGGTAAATGTGACATTGTGATAGGTGACCTACCATCCATTGATGCAAGTGAACACCTTTCTAAAGACATGCAATTACTTACAGATGTCTCAGAAAGCAGCCAAAACCTTATTCTTTCTCCAGAAGAGGTCTTTGTTCCACTGTCTATGTCACCATCAGAAAATTTGGTCACTGAAAAAAAGGATGCATCGATACTAAATGACCATGAGAATGTTCCTCCCCATTCTCTCTTCAACCCGCAAGAAACTTTATTCTCTAATAATAAAGCAAATCTTGTGCCAGTTCCAGAGTCTGTAGAAGACCAACTTGTAGTTGATATAACTTGTCGGACTACAGATCATGGCAAGCTAGTCTGCACCCTTGCACAAAGCAAATCAGATGCTACAGAAGGGGAACTGTCAAAAGCAACCGAGGAAAAATGCAACAGAAGTTCTGCAGAGAAGGTTTCCTTGCAGAATGAAGTGGATACCTGCAAGGAATCAAATTCTCCATTGCTCTCAGAATCCTATAGCATGATCCAGGAAGAAGAATGTGCTCATGATGTGAGTGTCTTTTCTGCTGGGTCGCTCTCTTTTGTCACCTCTACGCCTGTTCCAGGGTTTAACAATTTTCAGTTTCAGAAAACATGCTATGATTCTGTGCATCATGAGCCTAATGTGTCCCTTGGCTCTGTATTAGAGGAGTCGACAAACAAGGTTCCAGTGGAACAGAGGATTACCACACAACCCCTGGGGATGCAGGGATTGAATGATAAcaacaaagttaaaaaaatatcaaGGGGCTCAATGCTCCCAACTTGTACAGAAAGAGGCATACGTCCTCCTTCAGGGCTAATACCCAGACAGATAGCACCAACATCTGGTATCCCTTCTGCACGCAGATCTTTAGCTCTATTTAATAACACCACAGGTCAGAATCCAGGAAAGGAGCCAACGCTCTCTAAAATGGTACCAAGGGGAATCCCTGGCACAGGAATTATCCGTCCCCCATTGGTTCGCCAAAGTTTGCCGAGAGTAGGCCCTGGAATCCTGAAGCAAAGCacagaggagacaggagggagcaCAATGGCCAACAAACTTAAAGGAAGTCGTTTTAGAATTCCCAAAGCTGCTTCTGCAAAG ACACGTTCTACTGCTGCACATTCCCAGCTACCCAATGCCCCCTCTCTGGTTAAACCACCCTCCCGGTTGTGTGCACCAAACAGTGGACGTCACTCTGTTGGTGTTCAGAATGCCACTAACAATCTACAGGATCCTCAGTGTGGAGCTATTAATAGTGTGCGTCCACTAATATCAGCTG AAGTTAGAACTAGCCTTCCAAAACCAGGAAGTTCATCCATACGCCCACCTCTGCAGTTACATCCTCAGAAAGTTTCTCCAAAATTGAAATCAAACCTTACAG GATTACTGGTAAAGAAAACTCTTCCTGCACTGGGACCTCGCAGGGATATTGGTTCTACAAAAGGGGAGAGTACGTCTGAAACATCCTCCACAAAACAGAGCATTTCGtctgcagcaaactttgtaaatgAAGCTGCCTCCTTCGACTCTCTTGTAAAATCTAGTTCTTCCTCAAGCCATATTCAGCATACTACAGCAGAGAACCAGGAGAAGCTTCATTCTTCCATATCTTCAATAGAAGAGTGTGCAAGCCTTCCAGCCACCACTTCTG AGCAAGCTGAATCAGAGGTGTGCCTCCACCTAGAG ACTTGTAAATGCTGTAATACAAAGTATCGCCAGCTTTTGCAGGAGCTTGAAGACCTCAAGAGACGTCTTGGTGAGAATATGATCTAA
- the LOC142100726 gene encoding uncharacterized protein LOC142100726 isoform X1 — translation MVLKDIKNDPDVSTGLHSSLVLSKRRMSDSACKSPLPHKSKIRKGIDDCFSSSKSEHNIMNTCSDLRNSLAVGSVALQNKEGNKSGYYKAESSKHEELKNSDGMVQPVTAKGSAPPLPRDIGLSAPEHHSASKLLGISTMSLSYFADPTVRNENEEPEFVELTSSNGNKYFSTPMVSKIVKKKLTPVMELDIESCTSEDWRSHDKISSTDIVHKNSYAADVPTHESPTQTPLYRSFFAAECQEIVNQIEGIETVVKSPVKRKADALDVSSIDAEPPPYECTPMKSMLACEVANMMRSLDSSPIGEGVSLFGESLLDLEKVDMQLHDFNLSECSKGQSLSDSANDGILYLSDGLSRGCSKRQKTEQLSTNESKTHSVSRTEMMEPSAKMVDNVTSVILHQFDNKGACDIESKSDCANNISGSINTTQNMKSRSEGIIPLGTTQVMKVEHNHSDNIIEQVVLMQDEAIAMNICQATDPSPKDLVNTTQNIVSVHEMSTASPTWLIETDVHKQCASTTQDILIIHDELHPSNTNQVIPINLTQNTSIHKEVTTVNMTHVIELIPQTPNITRDISFMHEECSIANTTQVIELVPQSSANTTHDISSMHDEVITDTTQEVEVVQNTSVNTKMEFSAVDEVTEATVPQTIDAVPNNNATQDGAPLIDEVIVANAQLFITAPQTSSNTMLDMTGKCDIVIGDLPSIDASEHLSKDMQLLTDVSESSQNLILSPEEVFVPLSMSPSENLVTEKKDASILNDHENVPPHSLFNPQETLFSNNKANLVPVPESVEDQLVVDITCRTTDHGKLVCTLAQSKSDATEGELSKATEEKCNRSSAEKVSLQNEVDTCKESNSPLLSESYSMIQEEECAHDVSVFSAGSLSFVTSTPVPGFNNFQFQKTCYDSVHHEPNVSLGSVLEESTNKVPVEQRITTQPLGMQGLNDNNKVKKISRGSMLPTCTERGIRPPSGLIPRQIAPTSGIPSARRSLALFNNTTGQNPGKEPTLSKMVPRGIPGTGIIRPPLVRQSLPRVGPGILKQSTEETGGSTMANKLKGSRFRIPKAASAKTRSTAAHSQLPNAPSLVKPPSRLCAPNSGRHSVGVQNATNNLQDPQCGAINSVRPLISAEVRTSLPKPGSSSIRPPLQLHPQKVSPKLKSNLTGLLVKKTLPALGPRRDIGSTKGESTSETSSTKQSISSAANFVNEAASFDSLVKSSSSSSHIQHTTAENQEKLHSSISSIEECASLPATTSEQAESEVCLHLETCKCCNTKYRQLLQELEDLKRRLDLWSLFWNGAD, via the exons ATGGTGCTGAAGGACATAAAAAATGACCCCGATGTGAGTACTGGACTACACTCCTCCCTGGTTTTAAGCAAAAGACGGATGAGCGACTCTGCATGCAAGTCTCCGCTTCCACACAAGTCAAAGATCAGAAAAGGAATAGATGATTGTTTTTCAAGTTCTAAGAGTGAGCATAACATAATGAATACATGCTCTGACCTCAGAAATAGCTTAGCGGTTGGTTCTGTGGCCCTTCAAAATAAAGAAGGCAATAAAAGTGGCTACTATAAAGCAGAAAGCTCAAAGCATGAAGAATTAAAGAATAGTGACGGAATGGTCCAGCCTGTTACGGCTAAAGGAAGTGCGCCACCATTGCCCCGTGATATCGGTTTGTCAGCTCCTGAACACCATTCAGCATCTAAATTGTTGGGAATCTCCACTATGTCGTTGTCCTACTTTGCAGACCCTACAGTTCGCAATGAAAATGAGGAGCCTGAGTTTGTCGAGCTCACTTCTAGCAATGGTAACAAATATTTCAGCACTCCAATGGTATCAAAAATAGTCAAGAAAAAACTTACTCCTGTCATGGAATTGGATATAGAGTCCTGTACATCAGAGGACTGGAGAAGTCATGACAAAATATCCAGTACGGATATAGTTCACAAAAATTCATATGCTGCGGATGTACCAACACATGAAAGTCCTACACAGACTCCACTATACAGAAGTTTTTTTGCTGCCGAGTGCCAAGAAATAGTTAACCAGATAGAGGGCATAGAAACCGTTGTGAAGAGTCCAGTCAAGCGGAAAGCAGATGCGTTAGATGTGTCTTCCATTGATGCAGAACCTCCTCCCTATGAATGCACACCAATGAAGTCAATGCTGGCCTGTGAAGTAGCGAATATGATGCGTTCTCTGGATAGCAGTCCTATAGGGGAGGGGGTATCCTTATTTGGGGAGAGCTTGCTGGATCTGGAAAAGGTAGACATGCAACTTCATGACTTTAATTTGTCTGAATGTAGCAAAGGACAATCTTTGAGTGACTCTGCTAATGATGGGATTTTGTATTTAAGTGATGGACTGAGTAGGGGTTGTAGTAAGAGGCAGAAGACCGAGCAGCTATCTACAAATGAAAGTAAAACACATTCTGTAAGTAGAACTGAGATGATGGAACCTTCAGCAAAAATGGTGGACAACGTTACATCAGTAATACTGCACCAGTTTGATAACAAAGGGGCATGTGACATAGAGTCGAAGAGTGACTGTGCCAATAACATTAGTGGCTCTATAAACACCACGCAAAACATGAAATCCCGTTCTGAAGGGATCATTCCACTTGGCACAACCCAAGTAATGAAGGTGGAGCACAACCACTCTGACAATATAATTGAACAGGTTGTATTAATGCAGGATGAGGCCATTGCAATGAATATTTGTCAAGCAACTGATCCCTCACCAAAAGACTTGGTCAATACCACACAAAACATTGTGTCTGTGCATGAGATGTCCACAGCCAGTCCTACATGGTTAATTGAAACAGATGTGCATAAACAGTGTGCCAGTACTACACAGGACATTCTGATAATTCATGATGAACTCCACCCTAGCAACACCAATCAAGTGATTCCTATTAACCTCACACAGAACACATCCATACACAAGGAGGTCACTACAGTAAATATGACTCATGTGATTGAACTGATTCCACAAACACCAAACATCACACGGGACATTTCATTCATGCATGAGGAGTGCAGTATAGCAAATACCACACAGGTGATTGAATTGGTGCCTCAATCCTCTGCCAACACCACACATGATATTTCTTCAATGCATGATGAAGTAATAACGGATACCACACAAGAGGTTGAGGTGGTGCAAAATACCTCTGTCAATACCAAAATGGAATTTTCAGCTGTGGATGAAGTGACCGAGGCAACTGTCCCTCAAACTATAGATGCTGTGCCAAACAACAATGCCACACAGGATGGTGCCCCTCTCATTGACGAGGTCATTGTAGCAAACGCTCAGTTATTTATAACTGCACCCCAAACTTCTTCAAATACGATGCTGGATATGACTGGTAAATGTGACATTGTGATAGGTGACCTACCATCCATTGATGCAAGTGAACACCTTTCTAAAGACATGCAATTACTTACAGATGTCTCAGAAAGCAGCCAAAACCTTATTCTTTCTCCAGAAGAGGTCTTTGTTCCACTGTCTATGTCACCATCAGAAAATTTGGTCACTGAAAAAAAGGATGCATCGATACTAAATGACCATGAGAATGTTCCTCCCCATTCTCTCTTCAACCCGCAAGAAACTTTATTCTCTAATAATAAAGCAAATCTTGTGCCAGTTCCAGAGTCTGTAGAAGACCAACTTGTAGTTGATATAACTTGTCGGACTACAGATCATGGCAAGCTAGTCTGCACCCTTGCACAAAGCAAATCAGATGCTACAGAAGGGGAACTGTCAAAAGCAACCGAGGAAAAATGCAACAGAAGTTCTGCAGAGAAGGTTTCCTTGCAGAATGAAGTGGATACCTGCAAGGAATCAAATTCTCCATTGCTCTCAGAATCCTATAGCATGATCCAGGAAGAAGAATGTGCTCATGATGTGAGTGTCTTTTCTGCTGGGTCGCTCTCTTTTGTCACCTCTACGCCTGTTCCAGGGTTTAACAATTTTCAGTTTCAGAAAACATGCTATGATTCTGTGCATCATGAGCCTAATGTGTCCCTTGGCTCTGTATTAGAGGAGTCGACAAACAAGGTTCCAGTGGAACAGAGGATTACCACACAACCCCTGGGGATGCAGGGATTGAATGATAAcaacaaagttaaaaaaatatcaaGGGGCTCAATGCTCCCAACTTGTACAGAAAGAGGCATACGTCCTCCTTCAGGGCTAATACCCAGACAGATAGCACCAACATCTGGTATCCCTTCTGCACGCAGATCTTTAGCTCTATTTAATAACACCACAGGTCAGAATCCAGGAAAGGAGCCAACGCTCTCTAAAATGGTACCAAGGGGAATCCCTGGCACAGGAATTATCCGTCCCCCATTGGTTCGCCAAAGTTTGCCGAGAGTAGGCCCTGGAATCCTGAAGCAAAGCacagaggagacaggagggagcaCAATGGCCAACAAACTTAAAGGAAGTCGTTTTAGAATTCCCAAAGCTGCTTCTGCAAAG ACACGTTCTACTGCTGCACATTCCCAGCTACCCAATGCCCCCTCTCTGGTTAAACCACCCTCCCGGTTGTGTGCACCAAACAGTGGACGTCACTCTGTTGGTGTTCAGAATGCCACTAACAATCTACAGGATCCTCAGTGTGGAGCTATTAATAGTGTGCGTCCACTAATATCAGCTG AAGTTAGAACTAGCCTTCCAAAACCAGGAAGTTCATCCATACGCCCACCTCTGCAGTTACATCCTCAGAAAGTTTCTCCAAAATTGAAATCAAACCTTACAG GATTACTGGTAAAGAAAACTCTTCCTGCACTGGGACCTCGCAGGGATATTGGTTCTACAAAAGGGGAGAGTACGTCTGAAACATCCTCCACAAAACAGAGCATTTCGtctgcagcaaactttgtaaatgAAGCTGCCTCCTTCGACTCTCTTGTAAAATCTAGTTCTTCCTCAAGCCATATTCAGCATACTACAGCAGAGAACCAGGAGAAGCTTCATTCTTCCATATCTTCAATAGAAGAGTGTGCAAGCCTTCCAGCCACCACTTCTG AGCAAGCTGAATCAGAGGTGTGCCTCCACCTAGAG ACTTGTAAATGCTGTAATACAAAGTATCGCCAGCTTTTGCAGGAGCTTGAAGACCTCAAGAGACGTCTTG